The genomic interval ctatgaaggaacacatatggaattatgtggtaaacaaacaaatgctcaacaaaccagaatatgttttatattttagattcttcaaagtagttgaatgagaaggtgtgtccaaactttagactggtactgtacctaggggataaacaaattaaaagtattaaagagGTGTGGATTGTGCTCAATGGGCTGCAGCTCaacattgtgtttgtaattGCATGCGGATTGATCTATTGTTTTTACCTCCTCATCTGTTTTAGTTGGATCGGTCAACTAGAGAAATAGAATTGGGCCTTGAGTATGGACCTCCTGTGATGAACCTTGGAGGTCAGAGTTGGAAATTTGAAGAGGGGCAGTGGATATCAGGTAATTTGTCTGATTATACCTAAGAATATAGACCAGGGCAGTTGCTACTTCCACAGTTTACGTGCAGAGAACCTTTTACCATTTTCTTGCTGATTGATCACTGTTGGTCCATGAATAGCCAAAGCAACACTAATcgttgcttttttttctgttttgttgtacCAGAATCTGGTGGAAATGGGTCTGGAAGGGAATTGCAGCGGCTtaagaaaagaaatgtacagCTGGAAGAAGAGAACAACCTCCTGAAACTTAAAATTGAAATTCTTTTGGACATGGTAAGAACTGAGCAGCTTTGATTTCTTCCTTCCATTCTCAATAACATTGGAGATGCTATATGCAAGTTTATGGAAGTATTGGGAAAGTTTATTTTGGCCTCCTCCTCATACCCCTTTCTGACAGATGCAATCTTGGATAAACCTGTATGTGATATGTATGAATGGGCAAATAGATATCACCCTCAGGCTCCATCACCATGCTTTTCATCAGTCGAGAACATTTAACACTGCTTAGATTTATAATAAAGGCTTGCTCAATGCTTTTTGATCATACACTTAATTATTGAAGCAATTTACTCTCTTACCAAATCTTTCAAATAACTGATATTTAATCTTTTCCTTTTAGCTGACCGAGACTACTGTGGAGTACCACCTGATAGAGAAAGAAGTGGAAGATATAAAGACTCAACATCGAAGGAAGAAATGACAAATCTGATCTGATCCCTTCATAATAGGAAATGTTCTTCATTCTCAGAGAGCTTGAAGTTTGTTGATAGAAAAAATGAGCTGTTACTTTGTTTTTCGTTTTTTATTTCTACGTACAGAATTAACTGCCCATATTGTTTGAATTATGAGGACTCTTATGCTGTATTTTATCGAAAAAGCAGGTACTCCTTTGTTGGATTTCGTGTCtacttttatttgttctgtTCTGCATCTGTAACTGTAAATCTGAAACAACTGTAAACATCTATGTTCAAGACACAGCATAACTTCTACATCGGTATGGCAAGTACTTgcctacattttctttttaaaatgttttgtatttattgttttttctattcAGATTAAAAGTGAAATCCATCACAGAGAGTATGCGGTTATTGTcattcacagtttatttttaaatattaccctaacaaaataattcaattgATGCTTGATTGAGTCATAATCAGTAACAAATTCACAAGAAGACAAGGATAAATCTGAGTTCCACAAAATATTTGAGCAGTAATATTGCCTGCTCTTGTATAAATAATCCtagtaattaaaaatgttattttttaacctAAAGACCAGAAATTTGACAGAAATGTTATGTCAAGGTCCACTGTTAGCTTTTTTCTGTTACTTGCAACCCAGTAAGTGGACCTTGggcaatgtttcttttttattgtgatCAGAAATCTTGATCTACTTAATGACATGATGACCATGAAATGTATGCACttagtattgatttttttacgAACCAGgatagtttatttatatatgtagtattatttatatatagttattcttcTTCATCACCAATATTTCTGGTGCATGGTAATATTTACAATACTATCgtgtaattattatattaaattgcTTTGTGAAATATAGTTTGGAATTTCATGTTTGtgtaagaaaatacttttaaaaatttgtttttttcttaaagtaaatattttattgatcatattctgtattataacgCATTAATGGTTACAAAAGTTACTGCGTctaataaattagtttttcttcCTTAGGCCTAATTGGTCGACGCACATGTCGGTCCAGCGTTCTTTGCAGCGATTGGTTGAATGGTTCTCAGTGCGCATGCGCAGCCGGTGCTAAGTTGATGCAGCGTTTCGACGGTTGTTTTTCCGACAGCGGGAGAGACGAAGTGGTGTTCAGCCTTTACTTCAGCACTTTAAACTGCCGGCTTGGCCTGTTCACCTGTCAGGTTATTCAGCGATATAGAGGAGGACTTCATTTGTTTACACTTGTCTTTTAATAATGCCTAGGGGCGGTGAGTATTATAAACGAAAATGTAACAATGCTAGCGAGCTAATTCTAGCTAACGAATTGTTAGCTGAAGTTCCGTTGAACACTCACATGcttagctgttagcatgctaactggCTAGCGTGATGTGTATGCGTGTATAAACAGCTCAGAGACGCGGCATGTGCGGGTAGTGAGTAGCTCATGTCTGCACACGGACATTTGTTGGTCATTTCAGTGTGTAGGTGGTTTGAATGTTTGGCTTTTAGAccatttgtgtttaattgccaGCGTTACCATGTGCACAGGAGACCGCTAACTTAAACACAGTGCTATCATTTATTCTAATTCCTGCTACATGGCCATTGTAACCATAACCAGATCCGCTCTCACGTCTTTATGTTGAAATGTGCTTGAGCTTTGTATTTGGCATATCTCACTCTCACTAGCCGTGACATTTACCGGTGAACGTCGCCGGCCCTTAGTTGACGTAATGTGTGACTCATCTCCCACCACACACATACTCTTAAGCCCCTTTCCACACTTCACATCAACATTCAATCTGAAATGAAGTGTAATCACAGCTCTGGACTGTGTTGGGATCTAGGATCCTGAGGTGGTTGGGGACAGGTGGGTTCACATATGGAGGGGTGTACAAAATCAAAACTATACCTGCGCCACATATCGCCATTCAATATTACATCACCCCAAACTCTGACTGACGAAAATGTCATGGTGTCTTGACCAGGCCTCTCGGTTTCATCAAACATCATCATTAAGGCATTATTTATCAAGGGCCACATATAATCACATGCTTTTGTAAAATTGATACTGTTGTTGAGTGGAATGAATGTGTTCCTGTACTGAAAATGTTCCAGCAACCTTTGTGGTCTGCTTGTTGAATGACAAACTTAAAAACCGTTAGATACAGCTGACTTGCTAGTAACGACTCTTAAATCCGTGTTACAGGGAAAAGGGGCCACAAGGGCAGGGGGAAGCAATTTAGCAACCCAGAGGAGATTGACAGACAGATGAAAGCGCAGAAAGAGTTGGTGAGTGAAAAATCGTTGTTGCAGACATAGagttacctttttaataaaggCCTGGTGTGACTGAATGTCTATGTTAACAGGAAGAAAATCCCGGTGCAGAGAAGGAGGAATCTGCAGATTCTGACGACGAGAGCAGCAGTGAAGATGATGCCGATGTGAGTGAGGGAAGGGGTGTAATGTTGACAAGGCTGGGAAACTACTTTGTGGGGTTGAAGGATTTACACCACACCTAATCTTGCGAAAATGAAATTAGCTTACATTTCATTGTAACTGTTGTCAATATTCTTCAGGAGCATTGTTTGCTCTTGGCAGAGGgaataagaaaatacacattgaacaattaaatgtgtttttgagggACAAAACTACAACCAAACATCGACTATGTGTAGTTGCAGGTAGACAAACGAGTTAACCAGACGCTGTCATTCTTTACACGCTCTGTAATTATGTTTTCCTGTCTCACTGAtgttacaaatgtatttatttttgcacacagaggaagaggagtggagTGGAGGGGCTTATCGAGATTGAGAATCCCAACCGTGTGTCTCAGAAGAGCAAGAAGGTGACTGAAGTAGACGTCACTGCTCCCAGAGAGCTGTCTCGCAGGGAACGGTAGGTTACTCAGAAGATTAATGTCTGTTTAGCTTCTGAAAACATACAATGTTGCCAGCAGCAGGCGTTTTATCTTGATAATTAATATTCTATCTTATGTGTATGCCCTCCTGTTCTGTCAGAGAGGAGATAGAGAAGCAGAAATCAAAGGAACGGTACATGAAGCTCCATCTTGAAGGGAAGACTGAACAGGCAAGGGCCGACCTGGCCAGACTGGCCATCATcaagaaacagagggaggatgCTGCAAAGAAGAGAGACGAACTCAAGAAAGGTGAGAGAACACAACAATTGACACACCGAACAGTCCAATTCAGTCCTGCCCACACCGGAGGGGAAAACAATTCATCGtctccattgactttgtattgtGTGAAGGTACTTCTACAGGCTAGAGATGTACTTGCTTAACCTCGCGTTGCGTTTATTCCTGAGGACGAACCGAACCAACACGAAACGGACGCAGGATATGCGAGGCTGAAACATGTGAACACGTAGTTTAAAGCAACATATCTCTGGCTATAGGGTGCTTAAATAAACTTTTGACATGCTGAAGTCTGGTGTTTTTAGCTAGCTTCAATCATTTTGGTTGCATAATGTGGCCCTGGTTGTTTTCTTGTAGATGTGTTTTTTCCTATGGACTGTGCGCTCTGCTTCTGTACTGTATAACCCAGGGCAGAAACTTTTTTGCAGCTGATGTTTGATATTTGGAGAGATTTACCAACATTCTTTTTGCCCCCTTAATTTTGTTATGTGGCAAATATCATGAATTTGGGGGCAATTTCGCCTTGAGCTTGATGATTTGTTGTAAGATTTGTTCGTACATGTACTGGATACTTACTGTGTTGTGTCATGTAAGGCCAGAATATGCTGATGTGTTTAGGTTTAGAGAAAAAGGTGGGAAATTCCAACTAAGCTTGGGCGATATGACGAGATTACTGTTTAACGTGACATTAGTTAGCCAGGACAATGGTCCTCGTGTCCATGATAAAGAAACAATATTCAATTATGTGACAGTCAAAGGCTGGCAAGATTAAAGGCAGATACTAACAGTTGATTGATCCACACTTTGGCCACTTCTGGGTATGGAAACTCCAATCTATAGATAATTGTATATATGCTCCTCTCTTCAGCTTTTTCTTAACGCTAATTTTGTGTATCGTTATTTTTCTAAAAGCAATATCGCTTGCTTATTATCAAGAACGACAACCCTACTTCCAACAAACATTTTGGCATTATGCAAGATCTGCCACTATTGGGTTGTTCACTCATGCTCTCCCCGTA from Anoplopoma fimbria isolate UVic2021 breed Golden Eagle Sablefish chromosome 5, Afim_UVic_2022, whole genome shotgun sequence carries:
- the cby1 gene encoding protein chibby homolog 1 isoform X1, giving the protein MEDLKKSLKMPLFGNTFSPKKIPPRKSASLSSLHTLDRSTREIELGLEYGPPVMNLGGQSWKFEEGQWISESGGNGSGRELQRLKKRNVQLEEENNLLKLKIEILLDMLTETTVEYHLIEKEVEDIKTQHRRKK
- the cby1 gene encoding protein chibby homolog 1 isoform X2 — its product is MPLFGNTFSPKKIPPRKSASLSSLHTLDRSTREIELGLEYGPPVMNLGGQSWKFEEGQWISESGGNGSGRELQRLKKRNVQLEEENNLLKLKIEILLDMLTETTVEYHLIEKEVEDIKTQHRRKK
- the pdap1a gene encoding pdgfa associated protein 1a → MPRGGKRGHKGRGKQFSNPEEIDRQMKAQKELEENPGAEKEESADSDDESSSEDDADRKRSGVEGLIEIENPNRVSQKSKKVTEVDVTAPRELSRREREEIEKQKSKERYMKLHLEGKTEQARADLARLAIIKKQREDAAKKRDELKKDADEAKAKR